In one window of Gossypium hirsutum isolate 1008001.06 chromosome A01, Gossypium_hirsutum_v2.1, whole genome shotgun sequence DNA:
- the LOC121209811 gene encoding uncharacterized protein — protein sequence MEKKSNESFRQYAQRWREVAMQVQPPLLENETTMLFINTLKAPFINHMLGNATKSFTDIVMSGEMIENAIRSGKIEAGESTRRDEEHEIETCNEFRALVQGLMDNKEIEFFEFAEEKHVCASEEGLIKKVCKVNHLVVIISRPRTNEAGAKTMPKVVIQKLTAFLYKDNKMVPWSYNCNVILPREGRLASTPDTKVEPVKEKSLMSKRWEERTKPLVNEPVTADGAKGFLKFLKHSEYSVVEQLHKQPAPTSILVLLQNLEAHCNALMKVLNETYVAEDISVNKLDQLVNNISADNFISFSDDEIPPGGMGSTKALHITTRCKGYTLLGVLIDNGSALNVLPLSTLSRLPIDSSYMKTCQNIVRAFDGTKRKVIGAVKSSLHQKLKLMTKGRLITVNAEEDIIASVASDTPYIESDDEAIECAFRSLEFVNATFIIEGGKILMPELSEATRMSLQLMVGKGAFSGRGLRKYLYGRVKVPVLVGKRDRFGLGHRPDAKQKKEELVKKQERRRARLSGAEVK from the exons atggagaagaagtcAAATGAGAGTTTTAGACAGTATGCTCAAAGGTGGAGGGAAGTCGCTATGCAAGTTCAACCGCCGCTCTTGGAAAATGAGACGACCATGCTTTTCATTAATACTTTGAAGGCACCTTTTATCAATCACATGCTGGGAAACGCGACAAAGAGTTTCACAGATATAGtgatgtccggtgaaatgattgagaatgcgaTAAGGAGTGGAAAGATAGAGGCTGGGGAGAGCACCAGAAG AGATGAGGAACATGAGATAGAAACATGTAATGAATTCAGGGCCCTGGTACAGGGTCTAATGGACAACAAGGAGATAGAGTTCTTTGAGTTCGCTGAGGAGAAACATGTGTGCGCCTCAGAGGAGGGGCTAATAAAGAAGGTCTGTAAAGTCAATCACCTAGTGGTGATCATTTCACGACCGAGAACAAATGAAGCTGGAGCAAAAACGATGCCAAAAGTTGTGATTCAGAAACTGACAGCTTTTCTTTACaaggataacaaaatggtgccttGGAGTTATAACTGTAATGTGATATTGCCAAGAGAGGGAAGGTTGGCTAGCACACCAGATACGAAAGTTGAGCCTGTAAAAGAGAAGTCTTTGATGTCGAAACGATGGGAGGAGAGGACAAAGCCACTGGTTAATGAACCAGTAACAGCAGATGGAGCTAAAGGATTTTTGAAGTTTCTAAAACACAGTGAGTATAGTGTTGTGGAGCAGTTGCACAAGCAGCCAGCTCCCACCTCGATACTAGTTTTACTTCAAAATTTGGAGGCACACTGTAATGCGTTGATGAAGGTGTTGAATGAAACCTATGTTGCTGAAGACATCTCGGTGAACAAACTGGACCAACTCGTCAACAATATTAGTGCTgataactttatttcttttagcgatgatgaaataccgccagGTGGCATGGGGTCCACTAAGGCTTTGCACATCACTACCCGATGCAAAGGGTATACACTACTgggggtattgattgacaatgggtcGGCACTAAATGTCTTGCCCCTATCCACATTGAGCAGGTTACCCATAGATAGCTCTTATATGAAGACGTGTCAGAACATAGTGAGAGCGTTCGATGGCACCAAGAGGAAAGTAATAG GAGCAGTAAAATCATCATTGCACCAGAAGCTGAAGCTAATGACGAAGGGTCGGCTGATAACCGTAAACGCAGAGGAAGATATTATCGCATCCGTTGCTAGTGATACACCATACATCGAGAGTGATGATGAAGCAATTGAATGTGCTTTCCGGTCATTAGAGTTCGTAAACGCAACTTTCATCATTGAAGGAGGCAAGATTTTAATGCCAGAGTTATCTGAAGCTACAAGGATGAGTTTACAATTGATGGTAGGAAAAGGAGCATTTTCAGGAAGGGGGCTCAGAAAATACCTCTACGGACGAGTCAAAGTACCGGTTTTGGTTGGTAAACGGGATCGTTTTGGCTTGGGACATAGGCCGGACGCcaaacaaaaaaaggaagagcTAGTGAAGAAACAGGAGAGACGAAGGGCACGATTGAGTGGGGCAGAGGTTAAATAG